A stretch of the Raphanus sativus cultivar WK10039 unplaced genomic scaffold, ASM80110v3 Scaffold0169, whole genome shotgun sequence genome encodes the following:
- the LOC108847668 gene encoding serine/threonine-protein phosphatase PP2A-3 catalytic subunit, with product MGANSIPTDATIDLDEQISQLMQCKPLSEQQVRSLCEKAKEILMDESNVQPVKSPVTICGDIHGQFHDLAELFRIGGMCPDTNYLFMGDYVDRGYYSVETVTLLVALKLRYPQRLTILRGNHESRQITQVYGFYDECLRKYGNANVWKIFTDLFDYFPLTALVESEIFCLHGGLSPSIETLDNIRNFDRVQEVPHEGPMCDLLWSDPDDRCGWGISPRGAGYTFGQDISEQFNHSNSLKLIARAHQLVMDGYNWAHEQKVVTIFSAPNYCYRCGNMASILEVDDCMNHSFIQFEPAPRRGEPDVTRRTPDYFL from the exons ATGGGGGCGAATTCAATACCGACGGACGCAACCATTGATCTGGATGAGCAGATCTCCCAGCTCATGCAGTGCAAACCCCTCTCCGAACAACAG gtCAGATCATTATGCGAGAAAGCCAAGGAGATCTTAATGGATGAAAGCAACGTTCAG CCTGTGAAAAGCCCTGTGACAATCTGCGGTGATATTCATGGACAGTTCCATGATCTTGCTGAGCTTTTCCGTATTGGTGGAATG TGCCCTGATACCAATTACCTGTTTATGGGAGATTATGTTGACCGTGGTTACTATTCTGTTGAAACTGTCACG CTGTTAGTCGCCTTAAAGTTGCGATATCCTCAGCGACTCACCATCCTTAGAGGAAACCATGAAAGTCGTCAG ATTACTCAGGTTTATGGATTTTATGATGAATGTCTGCGAAA GTATGGCAACGCAAATGTTTGGAAAATCTTTACAGACCTCTTCGACTATTTCCCACTGACTGCCTTG GTTGAGTCAGAAATATTTTGCCTTCATGGTGGATTGTCTCCATCTATCGAGACACTTGACAACATAAGGAATTTTGATCGTGTTCAAGAAGTGCCCCATGAAGGGCCGATGTGTGACTTATTGTGGTCTGACCCTGATGACCGTTGTGGTTGGGGCATCTCTCCACGTGGTGCCGGATATACATTTGGCCAG GACATATCTGAACAGTTCAACCACTCAAACAGCTTAAAGCTGATCGCCCGAGCTCATCAGCTGGTTATGGATGGATACAACTGGGCTCAT GAGCAAAAGGTGGTAACGATCTTCAGTGCACCAAACTACTGTTACCGTTGTGGGAACATGGCTTCGATTCTTGAGGTTGATGACTGCATGAACCACAGCTTCATTCAG TTTGAACCAGCACCGAGGAGAGGAGAACCAGACGTTACTCGAAGAACACCAGACTATTTTCTCTGA
- the LOC130501347 gene encoding secreted RxLR effector protein 161-like, protein MEDVPYSSAVGSLMYAMVGSRPDLAYAVGMVCRYMSQLGREHWSAVKWIMRYIRGALKVNLSFKKGEDFKIRGYCDSDYATDRDRSRSITGYVYTVGGNTVSWRSSLQKVVAFSTTEAEYMALLDAVREGIWLKGICAELKLNSGAVEVHCDSQSAIYLARNFVYREKTKHIATKFNFIRDIIADGIVELRKIHTSVNPADMLTKVLPGEKFEGCLAKLGVMEA, encoded by the coding sequence ATGGAGGACGTACCTTATTCTAGCGCGGTGGGGAGCCTCATGTACGCCATGGTTGGTTCCAGACCGGACCTTGCTTATGCTGTTGGAATGGTATGTCGTTACATGAGTCAACTTGGAAGGGAGCATTGGTCAGCTGTGAAATGGATAATGCGGTATATTAGAGGAGCGTTAAAGGTGAACTTATCTTTTAAAAAGGGAGAAGACTTCAAGATCCGAGGGTACTGCGATTCAGACTACGCTACAGACAGAGATCGTAGCAGGTCTATTACTGGGTACGTGTATACCGTTGGTGGTAACACGGTGAGCTGGAGGTCGTCGTTGCAGAAGGTAGTGGCCTTTTCCACTACAGAAGCAGAATACATGGCATTGTTAGATGCAGTTCGAGAAGGTATATGGTTAAAAGGAATATGTGCAGAGCTAAAGCTAAACAGTGGAGCAGTAGAAGTACATTGCGACTCTCAGAGTGCTATCTACCTAGCAAGAAACTTTGTCTACCGAGAGAAGACTAAGCACATAGCAACGAAGTTCAATTTCATCAGAGATATAATTGCAGATGGAATTGTAGAGCTGCGGAAGATTCATACTTCAGTGAATCCTGCAGATATGTTAACAAAGGTGTTACCTGGAGAGAAGTTCGAAGGATGCTTAGCTAAGCTAGGCGTCATGGAAGCTTGA